The region GTGATCTCCGATATTTTGCCATGCATGGGCCGCAGCCCCTTCTCCAGCTTAGCCCCGAAGAACTCGCCCAGCGCCTGGTGCCCCAGGCAAATACCCAGCATCGGCACGCGGTTATGGTAATAGCTGATCACCTCCATCATACTTCCGGCACCCTGCGGCGCCCCCGGCCCTGGCGAGAGCACCACCGCCTCAATAGGTAGTTTCTGTAGCTCCTGCAGTGGTACGTCGTTCCGCTCCACCCGCACTACCACTCCCAGGCGGCCAAAGTAGTCGACCAGGTTATAGGTAAAGGAGTCGAAATTATCGAGCAGGAGAAACATGGGAAGTTAAAGAGTTGGGGAGTTAGAGAGTTAAAGAGTTTAGGAGTTAATGAAGTATAAGCCTTTGTTTCTCCTTACCAGTAAATGAATATCGGAGCTGCTGCAAAATATGAACATCATATTAAACAATCCTAACTCCTCCACTTTCTAACTCCCAAACTCTCAAACTCCTAAAAGTGTTGCCTGAGCGAGGTAATGAGCGCCTTGATGAACGGGAGTACGTAGCTCAGGATGTCGAGCGCGTAAGGCGTTGTCTTGAGCACCACCGGGTATACCATGGAGGCATCGGCCGTGTCCTGAGACACACTGATACCGGCCATCTCCGACACGTATAACAGCAGGCTCAGGGCCAGGCACCATTTCAGGGCGCCCAGTATGCTCCCCAGCATATTATCGAAGAGGCCAAAGGGGGTGAAGTCGATCACTTTCTTGAGCAGCAGGCCACCCAGGTGGATGAGCAGGATGATGCCTACGAACACTATCAAGAAGGTAACGTAGGGCAACAGCCCGTGCGCATCGCCAATAAAGCCGGCCATCAGGGGCAGGGCCGTGTCCAGCAGTTTCAGGCCTCCAAGTATGGCCAGCACCAGCGCCACCAACGACACCAACTCCAGCAGCAGTCCTCTCCGGAAGCCCATAAAGGCACCATAGACAATCGGAATGGCCAGGAAAAAATCAAACGTACTCATATCATCATAAAGGGTGGAAGCAGCCGGAAATCATACTTCTCAAGTATAGCACGGCCATACTTTACATGTAATTTGCAGCTGTTGCCGCCGTGCAAAACCAGCGGCAACAGCTGCAAATTTATACTTTAAAAATCAGTATTGCTCAACAACTCGCCTACGGTTTGTGAAATAGCGCGCCCGTCGGCCTGGCCTGCCAGCTCTTTGGTGGCCACGCCCATCACCTTGCCCATGTCTGATGGCCCGGTAGCACCCACACGCTGGATGATCTCCACCAGACGGGTGCGCAGGTCGCCCTCGTCCAGCTGCTTGGGCAGGTAATCTTCAATCACGGCCAGCTCCGCCAACTCAACCTGCTCCAGGTCGGCGCGGCCCTGCTGGGCATACAGCTCCGCCGACTCGCGGCGCTGCTTGGCAGCTTTGGTCAGGAGTTTCATTTCAGTGTCCGGCGTGATGCCCTCGGTGCCGCCCTTCTCGGTCTCGGCCAGCATAATCTGGGATTTTATACTTCTGAGCGCCTGCAGACGGGCTTTATCCTTGGCCAACATCGCTTGTTTGATATCGGCATCGATGCGTTGTTTTAGAGTCATAGTTTTCTGGTTTTATACTTTTATCTGGTTGAGGTGCTATTGCTTACGTGGCCTGCGCCCTTTTATATGCATGTATGGCTGGTGCAAGAGGCTGTCATCTTAAACAAAATTCCGTTAATTTAGTCATTCTATTACGTAAGAAGACGACAGGGCTGCGGCCCGCAAATCAGAGCCATGACAAAGCTGAGTGTAAATATAAACAAAATAGCCACGCTGCGGAACGCCCGCGGCGGCGACAGGCCAAATGTTGTGCAGGCTGCCAGGGACTGCGAGCGCTTCGGCGCACAGGGAATCACCGTGCACCCGCGCCCCGACGAGCGCCACATCCGCTACCAGGATGTGTACGACCTGAAAGAAGTGGTGACGACCGAGTTTAACATCGAAGGCAACCCGACGCCGGAGTTCCTGAAACTGGTAAAAGAGATCAAGCCGGCACAGGCCACCCTGGTACCCGATGCCCCCGATGCAATTACGTCCAACGCCGGCTGGGACACCCTAAAGCACAAAGACTTTCTGACGGACGTGATCCTGGAGCTGAAGGAACTGGGCATCCGCACCTCCATTTTTGTGGATCCGGAGGAACGGATGATAGAAGGCGCCGCATTGGTGGATACCGACCGGGTGGAACTGTACACCGAGGCCTACGCCAGCGGCTTCCCTAAAGACCGCGAGCAGGCTATTGCGCCATACCTGGCTGCCGCTAAAAAGGCGCAGGAATTCGGCATCGGCCTGAACGCTGGGCACGACCTGGACCTGGACAATCTGAAATACCTGCACGACACCTTGCCGGGCTTGCTGGAGGTAAGCATCGGCCACGCTCTTATCTGCGATGCTTTATACTTTGGCCTGGAAAACACGATCCAGCTTTACCTTCGCCAGCTTAAGTAGTGTTGCAAAGTATAAACATAGAAGAATTCCTGCGGTTGTCGGAGCGGCTGCCCGTGCTGGATGCCCGCGCTCCCAAGGAGTATGCCGTCGGCCACATGCCGGCTGCAAAAAGTTTCCCTATTTTCTCGGATGAGGAGCGTGCCAGAGTGGGCACCGCCTACAAGCAGCAGGGCCACGACCCGGCTGTATTAATTGGCCTGGATCTTTTCGGACCAAAGATGTCGGGCTTTGTGAAGCAGGCAACCAAACTGGCCCCTGAGAAAGAGGTGCTGCTGCATTGCTGGCGCGGCGGCATGCGTAGCGGGGCCATGGCCTGGCTCCTCGACTTTTCAGGGTTCAACGTATACCTGCTGCAGGGCGGCTATAAAGCTTACCGGCAGTACCTGCACCAGCAGTTCGAGAAACCGCGCAAGCTACTTATACTTAGCGGCTTTACCGGCAGCGGGAAAACGGACCTGCTGCCCTACCTGCAACAGCAGCACCAGCAGGTAATCGATCTGGAAGGACTTGCCAGCCACAAAGGCTCTGCCTTCGGAAGTATAGGCATGGACCCGCAACCTTCAACCGAGCATTTCGAGAATTTGCTGGGAACCGAGTTGCTTACACTTGACAGCGCCAAGCCTGTCTGGCTGGAAGACGAAAGTATAACCATCGGCCGGGCGCAGCTCCCAAAGCCATTCTTCGACCAGATGCAGCAGGCGCCAGCTATCGTGCTGCATGTGCCGCTGCCGCTGCGGGTGCAGAAACTGGCAGAAGAGTATTGCCAAACCGATAAAACCCTGCTGGAGGCAGCCATCCTGAAAGTAAAGAAACGCCTGGGCGGGCTGGCCACCAAGGAGGCGCTGGAGGCTATCGAAACCGGCGACATGGAGAAAATGGTAGAGATTGCCCTCACCTACTACGACAAAGCCTATGGCTACGAACTGGCCAAAAAGCAGCACGTGCTGCAGTTGGAGCTACAAAGTATAAACCCCGAAGAAAACGCCGCCAAAGTGCTGGCCTTCGCCAAACAACACCATCTGATTTAACTGTTATGGAAGAGATATCTGCCCAAAGTATAAAACTTACCCAGTATAGCCATGGAGCTGGCTGCGGCTGCAAAATAGCACCCAAGGTGCTCGACTCTATCCTACACTCCGACATCACCTACCCCGAGGAAAAGCGCCTGCTGGTAGGCAACAGCTCCCGCGACGATGCCGCCGTGTACGACATCGGAAACGACCGCGCCGTGATCAGCACCACCGACTTTTTTATGCCGATTGTGGATGATGCCTTCGACTTTGGCAGAATTGCCTCCGCTAACGCCATTTCGGATGTGTACGCCATGGGCGGCACGCCCATGATGGCGATTGCCGTATTGGGCTGGCCTGTGGATAAGCTCGCGCCCGAGGTTGCCAAACTGGTGATGGAAGGCAGCCGCAGCATTTGCCACGAGGCTGGCATTCCGCTGGCCGGCGGCCATAGCATCGACAGCCCTGAGCCTATTTTCGGGCTGGCCGTAACCGGCATGCTCGACATCCCGAACCTGAAACGCAACGACACCGCCTCCGCCGGCTGCGAGCTCTACTTAACCAAGCCACTGGGCGTGGGCATACTGACCACTGCCCAAAAGAAAGCCATCCTTAAGCCGGAGCACGCACAACTGGCACCACAGCAAATGATGCAGCTTAATAAAATCGGTGCGGAACTGGGCCAGCTGCCCCAGGTAAAAGCCATGACCGACGTAACCGGCTTCGGTTTGCTGGGCCACTTATCTGAGATGTGCGAGGGCAGCAACGTAAGCGCTGAAGTATACTTTGACAAAGTGCCTGTGATACCGGA is a window of Pontibacter kalidii DNA encoding:
- a CDS encoding anthranilate synthase component II is translated as MFLLLDNFDSFTYNLVDYFGRLGVVVRVERNDVPLQELQKLPIEAVVLSPGPGAPQGAGSMMEVISYYHNRVPMLGICLGHQALGEFFGAKLEKGLRPMHGKISEITCAEDPLFEGLPATMPVVRYHSLVLRQTPESIIPLAHTQEGELMAFRHRELPLYALQFHPEAALTTYGLQMLQNWVSIVNIAQASGR
- the mnmH gene encoding tRNA 2-selenouridine(34) synthase MnmH, with amino-acid sequence MLQSINIEEFLRLSERLPVLDARAPKEYAVGHMPAAKSFPIFSDEERARVGTAYKQQGHDPAVLIGLDLFGPKMSGFVKQATKLAPEKEVLLHCWRGGMRSGAMAWLLDFSGFNVYLLQGGYKAYRQYLHQQFEKPRKLLILSGFTGSGKTDLLPYLQQQHQQVIDLEGLASHKGSAFGSIGMDPQPSTEHFENLLGTELLTLDSAKPVWLEDESITIGRAQLPKPFFDQMQQAPAIVLHVPLPLRVQKLAEEYCQTDKTLLEAAILKVKKRLGGLATKEALEAIETGDMEKMVEIALTYYDKAYGYELAKKQHVLQLELQSINPEENAAKVLAFAKQHHLI
- the selD gene encoding selenide, water dikinase SelD, with the protein product MEEISAQSIKLTQYSHGAGCGCKIAPKVLDSILHSDITYPEEKRLLVGNSSRDDAAVYDIGNDRAVISTTDFFMPIVDDAFDFGRIASANAISDVYAMGGTPMMAIAVLGWPVDKLAPEVAKLVMEGSRSICHEAGIPLAGGHSIDSPEPIFGLAVTGMLDIPNLKRNDTASAGCELYLTKPLGVGILTTAQKKAILKPEHAQLAPQQMMQLNKIGAELGQLPQVKAMTDVTGFGLLGHLSEMCEGSNVSAEVYFDKVPVIPEALEYLAQKAVPGGTHRNFDSYGHKIAGLTPDQKHLLCDPQTSGGLLVAVDPAGREDVLAVFGKYGLQLEPLGVLKERGNSQQLIQVL
- a CDS encoding GatB/YqeY domain-containing protein — encoded protein: MTLKQRIDADIKQAMLAKDKARLQALRSIKSQIMLAETEKGGTEGITPDTEMKLLTKAAKQRRESAELYAQQGRADLEQVELAELAVIEDYLPKQLDEGDLRTRLVEIIQRVGATGPSDMGKVMGVATKELAGQADGRAISQTVGELLSNTDF
- a CDS encoding CvpA family protein, with protein sequence MSTFDFFLAIPIVYGAFMGFRRGLLLELVSLVALVLAILGGLKLLDTALPLMAGFIGDAHGLLPYVTFLIVFVGIILLIHLGGLLLKKVIDFTPFGLFDNMLGSILGALKWCLALSLLLYVSEMAGISVSQDTADASMVYPVVLKTTPYALDILSYVLPFIKALITSLRQHF
- a CDS encoding pyridoxine 5'-phosphate synthase, whose protein sequence is MTKLSVNINKIATLRNARGGDRPNVVQAARDCERFGAQGITVHPRPDERHIRYQDVYDLKEVVTTEFNIEGNPTPEFLKLVKEIKPAQATLVPDAPDAITSNAGWDTLKHKDFLTDVILELKELGIRTSIFVDPEERMIEGAALVDTDRVELYTEAYASGFPKDREQAIAPYLAAAKKAQEFGIGLNAGHDLDLDNLKYLHDTLPGLLEVSIGHALICDALYFGLENTIQLYLRQLK